The genomic DNA TTGCCatagttttgtttataaatatttttcaatctatttttttttttgtctatctTATAATACCGTCCCTCcccatagtttttttttttaaaaaaaaaaaaaatattcttagatTCACGCACTTAATTTCTAATTAagtcatatttttattacacaggaaaataataacaatagagCGAtagaaaattcatatttttcacATGCCATATTTTCCATTTCATCCTGGTCCCATATTACACAGAGTAGTTGaagatgaatatatatatatatatatatatatatatatatatatatatatatatatatatatatatatatNNNNNNNNNNNNNNNNNNNNNNNNNNNNNNNNNNNNNNNNNNNNNNNNNNNNNNNNNNNNNNNNNNNNNNNNNNNNNNNNNNNNNNNNNNNNNNNNNNNNNNNNNNNNNNNNNNNNNNNNNNNNNagtgtatatatatatatatgtgtatatatatatatatgtgtgtgtgaataAAATTGCttgaattttacaataaaataatttacaaataattttaagagTGGTTTGCGATTGAAGAATTGTGTACAATTGGGAAACGTCATTATCCAAGTATAAAACAAATCGCACCCTTCTGAATGGCACAGATTAATTGGAACTACGTGTTCCTCTCTGGCAATAAAGGAACACCATGGCTCAGTGATTCCGTGTCCAAGTGCTCAACGCCTTTCGCAATCTCGTACTCCTCTTTCGATTTTCCCCACTGAACAGCATAAAATCCGATCACGATTATAGCCGCACCAACCAAACTGCAAAAAACATTCATCACAAAATTTTATCACATGCATATAAATCTTGCAAACTGATTCTCTAATCTCTGCTATTCAAAGTTTACCTTCCGAGACTGAAATCGTCTCCAAGAAAGATTGCACCCATCCAAACTGTGAAAATTATAGCCACAGGTTGGAACAAAGCACAAAACAAAGGGCCCGCTTTAACTATGCACCACATGACGAGAAGGTAGCGCAGCAGTGTTGCAATTATTACCTATCTCAATCACCATCCAATGAGCAACCACAACCACCAAAATGTGTGTACATAACATTCTAAACGtggcttcaatttttttataacttatacTAATTTTTTCATTGCCACATTCAGCACATGGAAAGTAGGTACAGAGTTTATGATTTATGATAAATtacttgatttttaaaaatacttgtCAGACCaaccatatttttttacatcaatTGATCATgtgtacaaattaaaataaaaaaagcacAAATATAAACGCATTTTCAACTGTGGTTGGTTTTCATTTTGCAGCTGTCATATGAAATAGTGTACCTGATATAGAATGCCGATCAACCCTATATCAGCCTTGAGTTTCCATTCGGATAAATCCTTCACAGCAAAGAAGGCGTATGCTCCACACTGCACCATTGAAAATAAGAATTGGAAGAATACAATCACCGAGACATTCATAGTAGGGTACGTGTCTCCTACTGAAGCCTGAAAAATTAGCACCAAAAGAGACAGAATTATAAATCAACTGGTCTGATAAAATAACTTATGATAAAAGAATGAATCAAGACATTTAGTGTTTGATTGAAAGAGAAAAGCAACCTGATATATGTACCACAAGGAAGTAAAGAGTGCATCGAGAACACACATTATCCCTCCCAAGATCCAATTTATTTCTGACGAAGATCGAACCGTTTCGTCAGAAAAGTTGTTGGAATGTGACCTATAGATGATTGGACCCTTGTACAGTATCACAACAAATGCTCCTGCTATTGATACTATTGTTCCTAACACTTTAGCTTGACTGCTAGAAGTCCTCCAATGTACTTGCTCCATCCTAAACCATTCAAATTAGATACTACTAGTTTAAAATACTGCAATTACAAGTTTACCACATGCTAAGAAAGGCTTGTTCCATACTCTGTTTCTTGAAAGGTGGTTTCATTGAGTGACTAAAACTGTAACtaaaattatagtatatttaaataagGATAAATTCTCactatattataaaattcagTTCAGTTGAAATCTACTTTTTTAGAttattaaaaggaaattaaCGATGACACTTAgggaagaaaaacattttcctGGTTTGGTCAAAGGTTGAAGAAACAAGCACCTAAAGGTTCTAATGTTTAGAATTTGAGCAGCACCAAGTCAGAGAATTACTTGAAGATGAGAGCAAGTATAAAAGTGAAAGCTGGCATGAGGTTAAGAATAGCTGATAAAAGTGAAGGCGAGCTGAGATCTATGCCAACATAAGCCTGTATAGTTCCTAAACTCCTGCACggtataaaatacaatatatatcaGAATCTGACAATAATAATGGCATGTAAATGACAACCAAAGCATCCCAATTCATAGAAAAAATGagggaaaacaaaaatattgtaatCAAAAGGCAACTGCAAATAGAAGTACATATGGAAGTAGTTAGAAAAAGTAATACTAACCCAAAGGAAGCGAGCAAAAAGAATCTGCAAAGTGCAACGAAATTGATAGGAGGACCTTGTGACCTCCTGAATGAAAAGGGTAAATATAAGGAAGATGGGGTGAGAATTATACAATATATTTGTGTTAAACTTTGAAACAAGACGGTGGAAACATGTATGCTTTTTTCCATGTAAGAAAAAAGAGAACCTGTGGAGAAACACGGCAAAGGGAAGAACCAAGATTGCAGAGAGTGCAAAAGTGTAGACAACCATGACATATTCATTGATATCCTTAATAGCAACTTTGATTACCACCATGCTGCCACTTTGACCCAGCATAGCCACCATCATTCCGATAAATGGCAGTAGTTTGCCCGTTCCAGTCGCTGATCTCGTCATTTTTTTCTGACCTTGTTTCTGTCACTTCCACCTCCTTGTCTCAGTTCATATCTTCCTTCTTATTCAACcacttttcatttatataacaccATTTTTCACTCATCTGTTAATAGCAGCACTATCGTTGGCACTTGCAATCTTACTAACAGTTTTACATGTTAGATTATAAAAcgaaggaaaatgatattttgaaaccAAATACCGTTTTGGCACTTTATATGTGTTAAAATCTGattgaatgattttaaattttaaaaaagaatttaatttcttttttccaaatatgtttttatctcaattttttttaatttaaaattatccaaccatattttaacaagtgtacaatattaaaatagcatgaaaaattaatctcaaaatatatttttcctaaaAGGAACATTTTCCTAAAatgaaacatatatttaaaaggAAATGAAGGTCCCATTATAGAGCATCATGGCGCGTCATACATGACGTTTTCATCGTGTAATTGCCTACAAAAGTACAAAACTGAGACCTCCTATGGTCTGGAAATACGATTCCGTGAACGTGGGGAGAAGAGCAAATGATGTTTTTTAGACATTTTATCTTCAATTATATTTCACgtgatttataattaatattttttattaattaaatgtttaaaaataaagatgctTATCAAAAGTACGATTTGTTTTGATAATGCACAAAGATCTTGtataaaatatgtgaaaaataaaataaaagtaaaagctataaaagaaactgaaaaaaataataataagagaaaGAGATATCTTATCTaagtaaataattgaaaataaatttgttgaagTAAGTTGACAGGATTACAGAAACAGCAGAGATGGGGGAggattttcaatttattttatattctaccTCATTTAATtgtaatgaatattaaaatctaaaattaaatatcttaaaaacaGGTGAATTATGTAGGAAaacaattaagatatttttttatatttttttcctgagttgttcatttttttttctaactctATAGGGTATAAAACTGATTTTATCtacttatttttcatatattatattttaattaaaaaagtaaaatataaatttattgtttagtATCATctcacttattttatttcattttttataataaagagaGATAACtctctcttgctctatttgacactaaaataagagttttatacttttttttttcttttagtttaatatataatttgttctttactttttagagtttggttcaaaattgtcctatcttttaaaaaagttcaataaaCTCCTGTATTTCgttaaaacatgtttaataagATCCTTTTGGCTTACGGCGTTAAaaacataacaataaaattgtCACCGTTGCCAAAAGTGAGTGACCTATAATACGTGGATATTTCACtgtgtaaatttttaaaagaaatttaaatcaCGAAAGCTAggtttaataataattattctgCACACTTCAGATTGGGAAAACATACCAAATTGACCTAAAAACAATGCTTACAAAGAATATGCGACGAATAAATATCAACATTAAACAAACCAAGTAATTTACCATGGCTTCTTCCCCAATGGTGTGGTATGCAGCAAGAGCAATCTTTCTCTGAAGTCCCCTTCGGTGATGAATTCTGGAGAAAGAATAAAAGCCAGCACGACATAGTACCCACTTCTATGCCTATTTAAAGTACCCACTTCTATGCTTATTTATAGTAAGAATCTCAAttcaaaaactgaaatttgaaaaCTTGCTTTCAAAATACAACTCCATCCAAATCAATCTTCCAAAACCTAGGTTCTCGTGGAACTTCTTCTTCTACTGAAGAGCAAAGTTGAAAGGCTACAACTTTTAGTCAAAGCCCCAATTTTCCCAAACCAATTCCGGAACATTATGCCAATTCCACCTCGACTTTCCCTCACTTTCCCACTTCTAACTCATAGAAAGACTCTCCTAGAACCTTCGCTCAAATTCCCACTattgaaaatagaatggcttagtttgaacaccaagagggggggtgaattagtgaaatccaaaaatcagagacttttcaaaatcttttttgtaaactataaaactttcaaaagtttcttgaatctcaaggaaaaagataaatcaagtgTAGCAGAAAATAGTTGACTGTGTAGAAtataaagtcgacttgaaaaagtaaagagttcagggatagtgttaagtccctgacaagtgtaccatatcgttatcaagtaatataaatgggtaagtccgagtatcgttttcccaaaggactcttaggccttaactttcatgtaacctaatcgcgtaagacttgagaagagaataaatttggtggtcatatgcaaagaacaaaaataaacatgcaatgtagttgattcaattggttttgagaaactatggatgaatggtgttgttggggtttacaatttcatcttatccactctcatatatctactcttcttatttacttcacttatttatctaattgtcatgcatactttcttatttacccttaacccaatcccttggtgaaaaaagcctattattaattaccggcttgctatccctagcctcccctagtaaccaataatgcaatgcgatctgaagcaattacaattgactgtcctacccctatccctaagcgatattggcataatcaaggaatttcccaccagttcatgacattaccgtacatccccatatcgataaagacaaacattttttactgaatgagttaaataataaatacattgagcacagatgagaacccaacaattgatacacaagtatatgacaagcatatgaaataaataagaatttgaatatatgagagtttcaaaagattaca from Vigna radiata var. radiata cultivar VC1973A unplaced genomic scaffold, Vradiata_ver6 scaffold_167, whole genome shotgun sequence includes the following:
- the LOC106779677 gene encoding WAT1-related protein At5g40240, translated to MTRSATGTGKLLPFIGMMVAMLGQSGSMVVIKVAIKDINEYVMVVYTFALSAILVLPFAVFLHRRSQGPPINFVALCRFFLLASFGSLGTIQAYVGIDLSSPSLLSAILNLMPAFTFILALIFKMEQVHWRTSSSQAKVLGTIVSIAGAFVVILYKGPIIYRSHSNNFSDETVRSSSEINWILGGIMCVLDALFTSLWYIYQASVGDTYPTMNVSVIVFFQFLFSMVQCGAYAFFAVKDLSEWKLKADIGLIGILYQVIIATLLRYLLVMWCIVKAGPLFCALFQPVAIIFTVWMGAIFLGDDFSLGSLVGAAIIVIGFYAVQWGKSKEEYEIAKGVEHLDTESLSHGVPLLPERNT